TCATCCGCACGAAGGGGGTGCGCGACGCCGTCCGCGCCCTGCACCTGCTCCCCCGCGGCACCGCCACCCTCGACGTCGTCGGCGACGGGTACGACCGGGCCGCCTGCGAGGCTCTGGCCGCCGAGCTCGGCATCGCCGACCTGGTCCGCTTCCACGGCCGCGTGCCCCACGAGGCGGTCGACGACTTCTACGCAGCCGCCGACGTCTTCGTGTTCCCCAGCTATCGCGAGGCCGGAGGCATCGTCGTGATCGAGGCGCTCTCGCACGGGCTGCCGGTGGTGGCGTGCGACCGCGGCGGCCCGTCGAGCACGGTGACCGACGACTGCGGCATCCGGGTGCCCGTCACCGATCCCGAGCAGCTGGCCCGCGACCTGGCCGACGCCCTCGTCCGGCTCTGCGCCGATCCCGGCCTCCGGGCCCGCCTCGCCGCGGGAGCGCGGGAGCGCAGCGCGGAGGTCTCGCTCTGGGACAGCCGCATCGAGCACATGGAGTCGCTCTACCGCCGGGCCCTCGACGGTCGCTGACCTCAGGCGCCGGGAGCCTCGTCGCCGACCCGGAGGCGACGGCCGAGCACGGATCGGATCGGACCGGCGATGCGGCCGGGGAGCACCGACAGCACCGTGGCCGTCGTCGCGGGCTTCAGCAGGGCCATCCCCACGAGGTACGTGACGACGACCGCCATCCCGCCCAGGAAGATCTCGACGAGGAGCGGCAGCGGGTCGGCCAGCCACAGCACGCCCCAGCCGGCCGCCCCCGCCAGCACGGCGGTGGGCACGACGCTGACGAACGGCGCGATGACCTGCCACCGCGTCGCGCCGATGATCGGCGCCACGGGGATCGAGCGCAGCAGGGCCTCCGCGATCGCGATGGCCGCCCACCCGGTGACGACCGCGATCAGCCCGAACTGGACGAGGTACAGCGAGACCAGCAGCGCGAGGCTGTAGATCACCGCGATGAAGGCGAACCAGCGGCCCGGGTGACCCGTTCCCACCAGGAGCGCCTGGTCGACGGCCCAGCCCACGCCGGCGATCGCCATGATCGCCAGCGCCGGGACGACGAGCGCGCTCTCGGACTTGTCGGCACCGAACAGCAGCTCCACCACCTCGGGCGCCGCGACCGCGAGGAAGACCATCAGCGGCGTGATCACGGCGTACGCGACCGCCGACGCGCGCAGGTAGAAGCCGCGCAGGCGGTCGACGGAGTCGCGGATCTTCGCGAACGCGGCCATCGAGACGGGCAGCAGCGCCGAGATCGAGAGGTCCTGGGCGGTCTGCACCAGTCGCTGGGCGATCGAGAGGAATCCCATCTCGCGCACGCCGAGCCCCGCG
This genomic interval from Aeromicrobium choanae contains the following:
- a CDS encoding lipopolysaccharide biosynthesis protein, which produces MSDDTGLARHTSISVLWMTAQRWITRLGGFLTIIILTRILSPEDFGVAATATTLLPLIYVLADAGFSAYLVQADEVDERTLATAFWFSLVSGAALAGAIAVAAPFIGAALDVPEAAPLLQVMGLSVLAVAVGSVPMALLRRAMEFRKLALIEANAAIIAQVVAITVAVTGGGAWALVLQVLCGQVIVLVSVWIVARWRPRPGFSLARFKVMVAFGSHVVGSGLVYALRVWAETAIVVAGLGVREMGFLSIAQRLVQTAQDLSISALLPVSMAAFAKIRDSVDRLRGFYLRASAVAYAVITPLMVFLAVAAPEVVELLFGADKSESALVVPALAIMAIAGVGWAVDQALLVGTGHPGRWFAFIAVIYSLALLVSLYLVQFGLIAVVTGWAAIAIAEALLRSIPVAPIIGATRWQVIAPFVSVVPTAVLAGAAGWGVLWLADPLPLLVEIFLGGMAVVVTYLVGMALLKPATTATVLSVLPGRIAGPIRSVLGRRLRVGDEAPGA